A single window of Thalassomonas viridans DNA harbors:
- a CDS encoding efflux RND transporter permease subunit yields MNLPFAAIKNAQFTLTVVLLMVLVGLVSYFNMPRSEDPQFEIPITLLEIIYPGASPKDVETLVVDPLEEEFSDIENIKKIESQVKDGGARIEVTFLYGTDAEASYNKIKRAVSTVQPNLPAGVQDVLVLKATPNSVAVMQLALWSEPLDYKTMEFHAKQLEKRLEAITSVRKADIWGYPQQIVAVDVDLNLLKHHGIGVTDINNILKGRAVNITPGFVDGNSRRFNVKASGNFEQLEQLADTIVLANQGFVLRLKDVARVSFASLEPSYLAYYQQKPVIFVTLEQRPNTNIFKLTEEVRREAERFKQQLPENIHLEVLFEQAESVAARVDGFFDNLWQGLLLVGVMSLLFLGLRESVVVMTAIPLSFLIAIGLLDFSGFGLQQMSIVGLIIALGLLVDNAIVVTESIHREKRNSASLSEAAAAGTSRVGWAVSSGTVTTMLAFLPMLMLASDTGDFIRSMPVTVVLVLLASLIIALTLTPLLASRFFSAKPEKIKTLQHYVNIFAERVYSKGLAVLLRYRLLVLVVAIAALVGMLSLFGKVGVSLFPRAEKAMILLDVDTPANSSLEYTDGVMQEMTKVLGKYPLIDKVALNVGNSNPRIYYNEIPKRGVVKFGQALLVLHEYDEDKMQQLVADLRREFGGWHQASITVKEFTQGPVTDQAIAVRLMSESLDDLERVAADLSAFIAKLDGTINLDNPIGVANTELALTLDYDKAGLAGIDINTLDSTVQTILTGAFVGRFNDDNGEDYPIVVRRTDPDIEGLSDVHIQSSSGEFIPLSQVASQTLQKGHSEFFHYQKLRMAKVSADAAQGYSVHELTAEVIAYLEQYPMPPGMYYTLGGEEESRQENFAGLSQIMLITAIGIFAVLVLQFQSFLQPMIIFSSIPFAMAGSVIGLYLTGLSFSMMAFIGLISLFGIVVNNAIILIDTTNRNLAEGLDRSAAILSASATRFTPILLTTLTTIGGLLPLTLFGGGLWQPLGVVIISGLCVSALSSFLLVPILTRLFTRSPVSVTFTGKEKEEE; encoded by the coding sequence ATGAATTTACCTTTTGCCGCAATCAAAAACGCCCAGTTTACCCTCACGGTTGTTTTGCTGATGGTGCTGGTGGGCCTAGTGTCTTATTTTAATATGCCGCGCTCGGAAGATCCCCAGTTTGAGATCCCCATAACTTTGCTGGAAATCATTTATCCCGGCGCTTCCCCCAAGGATGTTGAAACCCTGGTAGTAGATCCGCTGGAGGAAGAGTTTTCCGATATCGAAAACATCAAAAAAATCGAATCTCAGGTGAAAGATGGCGGTGCCCGCATTGAAGTGACTTTCCTCTATGGCACAGATGCCGAAGCTTCCTACAACAAGATCAAAAGGGCGGTGTCTACGGTTCAGCCCAACCTGCCCGCCGGGGTGCAGGACGTGCTGGTGTTAAAAGCCACTCCCAACAGCGTTGCCGTGATGCAGCTGGCGCTGTGGAGTGAGCCGTTGGATTACAAAACCATGGAGTTTCACGCCAAGCAGCTGGAAAAGAGGCTGGAAGCCATTACCAGCGTGCGTAAGGCGGATATCTGGGGTTATCCCCAGCAAATTGTCGCCGTGGATGTCGACCTGAATCTGCTCAAGCATCACGGCATAGGTGTTACCGACATCAACAATATCCTTAAAGGGCGGGCGGTCAACATTACCCCGGGCTTTGTCGACGGCAACAGCCGGCGTTTTAATGTTAAGGCCAGCGGCAACTTTGAGCAGCTGGAGCAGCTGGCGGATACCATAGTGCTGGCCAACCAGGGCTTTGTGCTCAGGCTGAAAGATGTCGCCAGGGTCAGCTTTGCCAGCCTGGAACCCAGCTACCTGGCTTACTACCAGCAAAAGCCGGTGATTTTCGTCACCCTGGAACAAAGGCCAAATACCAATATTTTTAAGCTGACCGAAGAGGTGCGCCGCGAAGCGGAACGCTTTAAGCAGCAGTTACCGGAAAATATCCATCTGGAAGTCTTGTTTGAGCAGGCCGAAAGCGTTGCCGCCCGGGTGGACGGCTTTTTCGATAACCTGTGGCAGGGGCTTTTGCTGGTGGGAGTGATGTCACTGTTGTTTTTGGGCCTCAGGGAGTCTGTGGTGGTAATGACGGCGATTCCGCTGTCTTTTTTGATTGCCATAGGGCTATTGGATTTTAGCGGTTTCGGCTTGCAGCAAATGTCTATTGTCGGTCTGATCATCGCCCTGGGGCTGCTGGTGGATAATGCCATAGTGGTCACCGAAAGCATCCACAGGGAGAAACGCAACAGCGCCAGTTTAAGCGAAGCAGCTGCTGCCGGTACCAGCCGGGTGGGCTGGGCCGTTAGCAGCGGTACGGTAACCACTATGCTGGCGTTTTTGCCTATGCTGATGCTGGCCAGTGATACCGGCGATTTTATCCGCTCTATGCCGGTGACTGTGGTGCTGGTATTGCTCGCTTCCCTGATCATTGCCCTGACCCTGACTCCTTTGCTGGCAAGCCGGTTTTTTTCAGCCAAACCGGAAAAAATCAAAACCCTGCAGCATTATGTTAATATCTTTGCCGAGCGGGTGTACAGCAAAGGGTTGGCGGTATTGCTGCGTTACCGCCTGCTGGTGCTGGTGGTGGCGATAGCCGCCCTGGTGGGCATGTTATCCCTGTTCGGCAAGGTCGGGGTGAGCCTGTTTCCCCGGGCGGAAAAAGCCATGATTTTGCTTGATGTCGACACCCCCGCCAACTCCTCGCTGGAATATACCGACGGTGTGATGCAGGAAATGACCAAGGTACTGGGCAAATATCCTTTGATCGACAAGGTGGCTCTTAATGTCGGCAATTCCAACCCGCGCATCTACTATAACGAAATTCCCAAGCGCGGCGTGGTGAAATTCGGCCAGGCGCTGCTGGTGCTGCATGAATACGATGAAGACAAAATGCAGCAGCTGGTGGCCGATTTGCGCCGCGAGTTCGGCGGCTGGCATCAGGCCAGCATTACCGTAAAAGAGTTTACCCAGGGACCGGTGACGGATCAGGCCATAGCCGTGCGCCTGATGAGCGAATCCCTGGATGATCTGGAACGGGTGGCGGCAGACTTAAGCGCCTTTATCGCAAAACTTGACGGCACCATCAATCTCGATAATCCCATCGGGGTAGCCAATACCGAGCTGGCGCTGACCCTGGATTATGACAAGGCGGGCCTTGCCGGCATAGACATCAATACCCTGGACAGTACCGTACAAACCATATTGACCGGGGCCTTTGTCGGCCGCTTCAACGATGACAACGGCGAAGATTACCCGATAGTGGTGCGCCGCACCGACCCGGATATCGAGGGCCTGTCGGATGTGCATATCCAAAGCAGCAGCGGCGAGTTTATTCCCCTGAGCCAGGTGGCCAGCCAGACCCTGCAAAAGGGCCACAGTGAGTTTTTCCATTACCAGAAACTGCGTATGGCCAAAGTCTCTGCCGATGCCGCCCAGGGCTATTCTGTGCATGAGCTGACCGCCGAGGTGATTGCCTACCTGGAGCAATACCCCATGCCGCCGGGCATGTACTACACCCTGGGCGGGGAAGAAGAGTCGCGGCAGGAAAACTTTGCCGGTCTGTCCCAGATCATGCTGATCACCGCCATCGGCATTTTTGCCGTGCTGGTGCTGCAGTTCCAGTCGTTTTTACAGCCGATGATCATTTTCAGCTCGATTCCCTTTGCCATGGCGGGATCTGTGATCGGCCTGTATTTGACCGGTTTGTCTTTTTCCATGATGGCCTTTATCGGCTTGATCAGTTTGTTCGGCATAGTGGTCAATAACGCCATTATTTTAATCGACACCACCAACCGCAACCTGGCGGAGGGGCTGGACAGAAGCGCGGCGATATTAAGCGCCAGCGCGACCCGGTTTACGCCTATTCTGCTCACCACCTTAACCACAATCGGCGGCCTGTTGCCGCTGACCCTGTTTGGCGGCGGCTTGTGGCAACCGCTCGGGGTGGTGATTATTTCCGGTTTATGCGTTTCGGCCCTGTCCAGCTTTTTGCTGGTGCCCATATTAACCCGGCTGTTTACCCGTTCACCCGTTTCCGTTACTTTTACTGGAAAAGAAAAAGAAGAAGAATAA
- a CDS encoding efflux RND transporter periplasmic adaptor subunit, whose protein sequence is MNSDLLQNLAAKLLPVKVFFFLLLGSFVFPASAQNPPVTAQGYDAEEVQVEPYFDEIRRTGKLDFKRTLNLSFKSAGYLTRLTVDEGDIFKAQQLLAALETDELIEEKNASYAELLQAKRDVNRVKQLAEKKLSFEQELDNAETRVETTRARYKVAYYNLEKAQIVAPFDGVVLARHTELGELQSPGTQVLQVAALKNNWIAKVALTGEEVSRVRTGQAVSVILDRLGEVEGVITKVPAMANTQGQLFMIEILLPELSLTQGVAAGQIVEVVIKTSSYQAVYRLPIEALMAVDDSGKAQVMVNSAGQGQEVFIRQGFEILSLDNSYVYLLANEGDRPLNVVTRGWQHMNVSGR, encoded by the coding sequence ATGAACTCTGATCTCCTGCAAAATCTAGCGGCTAAGTTATTGCCGGTTAAAGTGTTTTTTTTCTTGTTGTTGGGCAGTTTTGTTTTCCCGGCATCCGCGCAAAACCCGCCTGTCACTGCCCAGGGGTATGATGCCGAAGAGGTTCAGGTGGAACCTTATTTTGATGAAATCCGCCGTACCGGCAAGCTGGACTTTAAACGTACCCTGAATCTGTCATTTAAAAGTGCCGGTTACCTGACCCGGTTAACCGTGGATGAAGGGGATATTTTTAAAGCGCAGCAGCTGCTGGCGGCGCTGGAAACCGACGAGCTTATTGAAGAGAAAAATGCCAGTTATGCCGAGTTATTGCAGGCCAAGCGGGATGTTAACCGGGTTAAGCAGCTGGCGGAGAAAAAACTGAGTTTCGAGCAGGAGCTGGACAACGCCGAAACCCGGGTAGAAACCACCCGGGCAAGATACAAGGTGGCCTATTACAACCTGGAAAAAGCGCAAATCGTCGCGCCGTTTGACGGTGTAGTACTGGCCCGCCATACCGAGCTGGGGGAATTACAGTCCCCCGGTACCCAGGTATTGCAAGTGGCGGCGTTAAAGAATAACTGGATTGCCAAGGTTGCCCTCACCGGGGAAGAAGTCAGCCGGGTACGCACCGGGCAGGCGGTCAGCGTTATTCTGGATCGCCTGGGCGAAGTGGAAGGGGTGATCACTAAGGTGCCGGCCATGGCCAATACCCAGGGGCAGTTATTTATGATCGAGATTTTGCTGCCGGAGCTTTCCCTGACCCAGGGAGTGGCTGCCGGGCAAATTGTCGAGGTGGTGATCAAAACCAGCAGCTACCAGGCGGTTTACCGTCTGCCTATCGAGGCATTGATGGCGGTGGACGACAGCGGCAAGGCCCAGGTGATGGTGAATTCTGCCGGCCAGGGGCAGGAGGTTTTTATTCGGCAGGGATTCGAGATCCTCTCCCTCGACAACAGTTATGTTTACCTGCTGGCCAATGAAGGCGACCGGCCGCTTAACGTTGTTACCCGCGGCTGGCAACACATGAATGTCAGCGGCCGTTAA
- a CDS encoding energy transducer TonB, with protein MKSCLFTFLLYLTLSFSSIAADYTPAEIIEDRNPASTETANQSRLEGWILVTYLVDLDGKASHIEVIAQSKQQDVYNKVKRHLEHLHFSPATVAGKAVISSQRLFYYTDKTLFDNPNNGISQGFRKKYNRANQHIGNKEFAKAKEALDDLQEINTKNLKEQALSAWLYSQYYFSQSDWPAYAEQTKIAAYLKDYLPAKWAVTAIQNLMQWHVFKKEYTEAFAALAELKSIKGANVSEDVYQDMYQSLKKLLQEDTNIEIEHTLSDNTVWFHRMSRRKLSLTPLSGEIEAIELRCKNNRLILTLEEAKAVTLDNNDLACSLLVKGSEGSKVSLTESGDLYRFSS; from the coding sequence TTGAAATCTTGTTTATTTACCTTTTTACTTTATTTAACCCTTTCATTTTCAAGTATTGCCGCCGACTATACTCCGGCCGAAATCATAGAAGATCGCAACCCGGCATCTACAGAAACAGCCAACCAATCCCGTTTGGAAGGCTGGATTCTGGTCACTTATCTGGTAGACCTTGATGGTAAAGCAAGCCACATAGAAGTTATCGCTCAATCAAAACAACAGGATGTTTATAACAAGGTAAAGCGACACTTAGAACACTTACATTTTTCTCCTGCGACTGTGGCAGGCAAAGCCGTTATATCGAGCCAAAGGTTGTTTTACTACACAGATAAAACACTTTTTGATAACCCCAACAACGGCATCAGCCAGGGGTTTCGCAAAAAATATAACCGGGCCAATCAGCATATCGGCAACAAGGAGTTTGCCAAGGCCAAAGAAGCGCTTGATGACTTGCAGGAAATCAATACCAAGAACCTGAAAGAACAGGCACTTTCTGCCTGGTTATACAGTCAATATTATTTTAGTCAAAGTGATTGGCCAGCCTATGCCGAACAAACAAAAATAGCAGCATACCTGAAAGATTACCTGCCGGCCAAATGGGCGGTAACGGCCATACAAAATCTGATGCAATGGCATGTGTTCAAAAAAGAGTATACCGAGGCTTTTGCTGCTTTGGCGGAGCTTAAAAGCATTAAGGGGGCCAATGTCTCGGAAGACGTCTACCAAGACATGTACCAGTCTCTAAAAAAGCTGCTTCAGGAAGATACCAATATTGAAATAGAACATACCCTGTCGGACAACACAGTATGGTTTCACAGAATGTCCCGGCGAAAACTCAGCTTAACGCCACTTTCCGGTGAGATTGAAGCGATAGAATTGCGCTGTAAAAACAACCGGCTTATCCTGACCTTGGAAGAAGCAAAAGCCGTGACTCTAGATAATAATGACTTGGCCTGTTCTTTACTGGTTAAAGGCAGCGAGGGCAGCAAAGTATCCCTGACTGAAAGTGGCGACTTATACAGGTTCAGCTCCTAG
- a CDS encoding SymE family type I addiction module toxin, with protein sequence MAEYHHTPDPVSAKVKYPIYRQLTVLETTRESAGKTRGIGINYVPVNLEPCIVLRGKWLRQAGFLAGQKVSIVISQEKMVITPKQACLHRAAGK encoded by the coding sequence ATGGCTGAATATCATCATACGCCAGACCCAGTCTCGGCAAAAGTAAAATATCCTATATATCGGCAACTTACTGTGTTGGAAACCACCCGGGAGTCGGCAGGTAAAACCCGCGGCATAGGCATTAATTATGTCCCGGTAAACCTTGAGCCCTGTATTGTGCTCAGGGGGAAATGGCTCCGGCAGGCGGGTTTTCTTGCAGGTCAGAAGGTCAGTATTGTCATCAGCCAGGAGAAAATGGTGATTACGCCTAAACAGGCTTGTTTACACCGGGCAGCCGGGAAATAG
- a CDS encoding transposase: MTRARKEQVFLDETPYYHCICRCVRRAFLCGEDATTGQNFDHRKQWLVDKTTQLAAVFAIDICAYAIMSNHYHLVLRVNQHQAKQWDSREVALRWMQLFKGHPLVDRYLSEAEITQAETDKALELIEIWRQRLFELGWFMRCLNEHIAVQANKEDNCKGRFWEGRFKSQALLDDTALLACMAYVDLNPVRAAIADTPETSDFTSIQQRLKSLAVAKNEQQLQPHTILSFTGYKPHGKPGPGLPFKLFDYLNLVEWTGRCVRDDKRGYIPAEIRPLFERLNINEADWLMVVKDFNRHFIGAAGSPAQLSHWAGRSKRKWCCTHKSLHLYVNQKSGD; the protein is encoded by the coding sequence ATGACCCGAGCCAGAAAAGAGCAAGTGTTCTTAGATGAAACGCCCTACTATCACTGTATCTGCCGGTGTGTTCGTAGGGCGTTTTTGTGTGGTGAAGATGCAACTACCGGGCAAAATTTCGATCACAGAAAGCAGTGGCTGGTGGATAAAACCACCCAGCTTGCCGCTGTGTTTGCCATTGATATCTGTGCTTATGCCATTATGAGTAACCATTACCACTTAGTGCTCAGGGTGAATCAGCATCAGGCAAAGCAGTGGGATAGCCGGGAAGTAGCTTTACGCTGGATGCAGCTTTTTAAAGGGCACCCTCTGGTTGACCGTTATTTATCTGAAGCTGAAATCACTCAAGCGGAAACAGATAAAGCGTTGGAGCTGATTGAAATCTGGCGGCAAAGGTTGTTTGAACTCGGCTGGTTTATGCGTTGTTTGAATGAGCACATAGCGGTACAGGCGAATAAGGAAGATAATTGCAAAGGCCGGTTCTGGGAGGGGCGTTTTAAATCTCAGGCCCTGCTTGACGATACTGCTTTGCTGGCCTGTATGGCGTATGTTGATTTGAATCCGGTACGGGCAGCAATAGCGGATACGCCGGAAACATCAGATTTTACCAGCATTCAGCAGCGTCTGAAGTCGTTGGCCGTAGCAAAAAATGAGCAGCAGCTGCAACCCCATACCATACTGAGCTTTACCGGTTATAAACCCCATGGTAAGCCGGGTCCTGGTCTTCCCTTTAAGTTATTTGATTATTTAAATCTGGTGGAATGGACCGGGCGCTGTGTTCGCGATGATAAACGGGGCTATATTCCCGCTGAAATACGGCCTTTGTTTGAACGTTTAAATATTAACGAAGCAGACTGGCTAATGGTGGTAAAAGACTTTAACCGGCACTTTATCGGTGCAGCGGGCAGTCCGGCACAACTAAGCCACTGGGCGGGCCGAAGCAAACGAAAATGGTGCTGTACCCATAAGTCGCTTCACCTTTATGTCAATCAAAAGTCGGGCGATTAA
- the tnpC gene encoding IS66 family transposase yields MTDDIHALPDDPKLLKQMLATLQQELAQAHSKYEHLLEQFRLAQHQRFGKSSEAAPGQGELFNEAEIELDAPVDEAGKQDISHTRSKAKRKQLPQDLPREIVLHDLADDEKFCDGCQGELHKIGEDKSEKLEFIPAQVKVIEQVRPKYACRHCEQHGIEVKVKQAPVPPGPIPKGIATASLLSQIITSKYQYGLPLYRQESLFKQYGIELSRKTMADWMIKMGHLLEPLYQRLKTELLKQPVIQADETPLNVIKEEKSTCYMWLYCTGADSPVKDRAIANIVLYDYQSSRAGTCPKNYLDGYNGYLQVDGYQAYEQTDATLAGCMAHARRKFTEAKKAQPKGKTGKADMALSQIQKLYGIESQLKGKSADEKYRVRQEKAKPLIDKLYQWLAVTQPNVAEKSVLGKAVNYMLNQWPKLIRYLDDGLLSIDNNRAERAIKPFVIGRKNWLFSHTANGAQASAMLYSIIETAKANGLMPFDYLNHLLTELPKPDHNLETMLPWQSKDY; encoded by the coding sequence ATGACTGATGATATCCACGCCTTACCCGATGACCCTAAGCTGCTGAAGCAGATGCTGGCAACGCTTCAACAGGAGCTGGCTCAGGCACATTCAAAATATGAGCATCTGCTAGAGCAATTTCGCCTTGCCCAGCATCAGCGCTTTGGCAAAAGCAGCGAAGCTGCGCCCGGCCAGGGCGAGCTGTTTAATGAGGCGGAAATTGAACTTGATGCACCTGTTGATGAAGCGGGCAAGCAGGATATCAGCCACACCCGCAGCAAGGCGAAGCGGAAGCAGTTACCACAAGATTTACCGCGTGAAATCGTGCTGCATGATTTAGCGGATGATGAAAAGTTCTGCGACGGCTGCCAGGGCGAACTGCACAAAATCGGGGAAGATAAAAGCGAAAAGCTGGAATTTATCCCTGCACAGGTGAAAGTGATTGAGCAGGTTCGCCCCAAATATGCCTGCCGCCACTGTGAGCAGCATGGCATTGAGGTAAAAGTAAAACAAGCCCCAGTGCCGCCGGGCCCAATCCCCAAAGGGATTGCCACGGCGAGCCTGCTCAGTCAAATTATCACCAGTAAATACCAGTATGGGCTGCCGTTATACCGGCAAGAGAGCCTGTTCAAGCAATACGGTATTGAGCTGAGCCGTAAAACTATGGCGGACTGGATGATAAAGATGGGACACTTACTTGAGCCACTTTATCAACGACTTAAAACTGAATTACTTAAACAGCCGGTAATACAGGCAGACGAAACCCCGCTTAATGTCATCAAAGAAGAAAAGTCGACTTGCTACATGTGGCTTTACTGCACGGGAGCAGACTCCCCGGTCAAAGACAGGGCGATAGCGAATATTGTGCTTTACGACTACCAGTCTAGTCGGGCCGGTACCTGCCCGAAAAACTACCTTGACGGTTATAACGGCTATTTGCAAGTCGACGGCTATCAGGCATATGAGCAAACAGATGCAACCTTAGCGGGCTGCATGGCCCATGCGCGCCGTAAGTTTACCGAAGCCAAAAAAGCGCAGCCCAAAGGAAAAACCGGCAAAGCCGATATGGCATTGAGCCAAATACAAAAACTCTACGGCATTGAAAGCCAGCTTAAGGGGAAATCGGCGGATGAAAAATACCGAGTCCGCCAGGAAAAAGCCAAACCGTTGATAGATAAGCTTTACCAGTGGTTGGCGGTAACCCAGCCTAATGTTGCTGAAAAATCGGTGCTGGGCAAAGCGGTGAACTACATGCTCAACCAATGGCCAAAACTCATACGCTATCTTGACGACGGCTTGCTGAGCATAGATAACAACCGTGCGGAGCGCGCGATAAAACCGTTTGTTATTGGCCGGAAAAACTGGTTGTTCTCTCATACGGCCAACGGCGCCCAGGCCAGTGCCATGCTCTATAGCATCATTGAAACAGCCAAAGCTAATGGACTGATGCCGTTCGACTACTTGAATCATCTATTAACTGAGCTCCCCAAGCCAGATCATAACCTGGAAACCATGCTACCTTGGCAGAGTAAGGATTATTAG
- the tnpB gene encoding IS66 family insertion sequence element accessory protein TnpB (TnpB, as the term is used for proteins encoded by IS66 family insertion elements, is considered an accessory protein, since TnpC, encoded by a neighboring gene, is a DDE family transposase.): MRMFVEPESVYLYRDYVDFRKAINGLAALVELELDVSPKDGALFVFCNKAKNKLKILYWDRTGFALWQKRLEKAKFKWPSQHACETLELNEQQLNWLLGGYDVIGHNPVSYRAVS; encoded by the coding sequence ATGAGGATGTTTGTCGAACCTGAATCGGTTTACCTGTATCGTGATTATGTCGACTTTCGAAAAGCCATTAATGGCTTGGCTGCCCTGGTAGAATTGGAGCTGGACGTCTCGCCTAAAGACGGTGCGCTTTTTGTGTTTTGTAATAAAGCCAAAAACAAGCTCAAGATTCTTTACTGGGATCGGACAGGATTTGCCCTTTGGCAAAAGCGCCTTGAAAAAGCCAAGTTCAAATGGCCGAGCCAGCATGCGTGTGAAACACTTGAGCTTAATGAGCAACAACTCAACTGGTTGCTCGGTGGTTATGATGTCATTGGGCATAATCCGGTCAGCTACCGGGCGGTAAGCTAA
- the tnpA gene encoding IS66 family insertion sequence element accessory protein TnpA encodes MRTYRNPAQWRTLIEAQAESGLTITQYCQQQGCSTNAFYAQRAKLFGKQAQDSKLIKATLTQQVEVSCQELNPVTLTVGDITLSLPGSTPPAYIIEVIRGLA; translated from the coding sequence ATGAGAACATACCGAAACCCAGCGCAGTGGCGCACCCTAATTGAAGCCCAAGCAGAAAGCGGACTGACGATTACCCAATATTGTCAGCAACAAGGTTGCTCAACAAATGCTTTTTATGCGCAACGGGCGAAACTTTTTGGCAAGCAGGCCCAGGACAGCAAACTCATCAAAGCCACCCTGACGCAACAAGTGGAAGTCAGCTGCCAGGAGCTTAACCCGGTCACGCTTACCGTAGGCGATATCACACTCTCATTGCCTGGCAGTACGCCACCGGCATATATTATTGAAGTGATACGGGGGCTTGCCTGA
- a CDS encoding IS1634 family transposase: protein MNLKIKRLDHHGIVAGVIDDLKLVELIDRHLPQDDKQEITPGEAIKGMILNGLGFSNRPLSLTPQFFTNLPMEHLFRPGVEASHFNRHKLGRTLDQCSEFGCESLFSRLSFQACQIEQVDTQFHSLDSTSYSLSGEYKVDDEQAEEIPIQIKHGYSKDHRPDLKQVVQEMIVSQDGGVPLASKNWDGNASDNKIFRERVNALIDSFKASETPKFCVADSKLYHKENAEFLAQIRFITLIPSTIKLERESTLGALTKNDWTSIDENYKYTPLNVEHMGIKQRWLIVYSKAANERAQKSIAGLMTKEQKALEKALFHLQAQRFACETDAHRALEALNKKQKYYHLSVADCIAHKQYEGKGRPKKDAPVQSIQWQLIGKAEEDKMAKLNYVEQKSCFVLASNATEAELDNESLFQRYKAQSHVERGFRFLKDPLFFVSSLFIKKPSRIDALLMIMTLSLLVYTVGQRRLRANMAKAGITIPNQINQPIVNPTLRWVFQCFEGINLVQLNVGYQYEQVHVDGMNDVRSSVIRQLAGSACRHYKIENSCTGV from the coding sequence ATGAATCTGAAAATCAAACGGTTAGACCACCATGGTATTGTTGCGGGCGTGATTGATGACTTGAAGTTGGTTGAATTAATCGACCGACATCTGCCACAAGATGATAAACAGGAAATTACCCCGGGCGAAGCGATCAAGGGTATGATCCTGAATGGGCTGGGGTTTTCTAACCGACCTTTAAGCCTGACTCCTCAGTTTTTTACCAATCTTCCTATGGAACACTTGTTTCGCCCCGGTGTTGAAGCAAGCCATTTCAATCGCCACAAACTGGGACGGACACTAGACCAATGCAGCGAATTTGGTTGCGAGAGCCTGTTTTCACGCTTGTCCTTCCAGGCATGTCAAATTGAGCAAGTTGACACCCAATTCCACTCTCTGGACAGCACCAGTTACTCGTTAAGTGGCGAATATAAGGTTGATGACGAACAAGCGGAAGAAATCCCCATTCAAATCAAGCACGGTTACAGCAAAGATCACCGTCCCGACTTGAAGCAAGTGGTGCAGGAAATGATTGTCAGTCAGGATGGTGGTGTGCCGCTGGCCAGTAAAAACTGGGATGGCAATGCGTCAGACAACAAGATATTTAGGGAGCGTGTCAATGCACTGATTGATTCCTTTAAAGCAAGTGAAACGCCCAAGTTTTGTGTTGCCGACAGCAAGCTGTATCACAAGGAGAATGCCGAATTTTTGGCGCAAATCCGTTTCATCACCCTGATACCGTCAACCATCAAGCTGGAGAGAGAGTCAACACTCGGTGCATTGACGAAGAATGACTGGACCAGCATCGACGAAAACTATAAGTACACCCCGCTGAATGTGGAGCATATGGGCATTAAACAACGCTGGCTGATTGTTTATTCCAAAGCCGCGAACGAGCGAGCCCAAAAAAGCATTGCAGGTTTGATGACCAAAGAGCAAAAAGCACTGGAGAAAGCCCTGTTTCATTTGCAAGCGCAACGATTCGCCTGTGAAACCGACGCGCACCGGGCGCTGGAAGCTTTGAATAAAAAGCAAAAATATTATCACTTGAGCGTAGCTGACTGCATTGCCCACAAACAATATGAAGGAAAAGGCCGACCGAAAAAAGATGCGCCGGTTCAATCTATTCAATGGCAACTCATTGGAAAGGCAGAAGAAGATAAAATGGCGAAACTGAATTACGTTGAGCAGAAATCTTGCTTTGTTCTAGCCAGTAATGCGACTGAAGCAGAGTTGGATAATGAATCCCTTTTTCAGCGTTACAAGGCACAATCCCATGTAGAGCGAGGATTTCGTTTCTTGAAAGATCCGTTGTTTTTTGTCTCTTCCTTGTTTATCAAGAAGCCCAGCCGAATTGATGCGCTGCTGATGATAATGACGCTGTCATTACTGGTCTATACCGTAGGTCAAAGGCGGCTACGGGCAAACATGGCTAAGGCTGGTATCACTATCCCAAACCAAATCAACCAACCTATCGTTAACCCAACGCTACGCTGGGTGTTTCAGTGCTTCGAAGGCATTAACCTGGTGCAGTTAAATGTGGGCTATCAGTATGAGCAAGTCCATGTTGACGGTATGAATGACGTTAGGAGCTCCGTCATAAGACAATTGGCTGGCTCAGCATGCCGTCATTACAAAATTGAAAATTCTTGTACTGGGGTCTGA